A window of the Neofelis nebulosa isolate mNeoNeb1 chromosome 13, mNeoNeb1.pri, whole genome shotgun sequence genome harbors these coding sequences:
- the FUOM gene encoding fucose mutarotase, with product MVVLKGIPALLSPELLYALARMGHGDEIVFADVNFPTSSICRCGPEEIRADGLGIPQLLEAVLKLLPLDTYVESPAAVMDLVPSDRTKGLQTPVWRSYQSILSGAGCTDTLAKIERFEFYARAKKAFAVVATGETALYGNLILKKGVLAPDALC from the exons ATGGTAGTGCTGAAGGGCATCCCAGCGCTGCTGTCCCCCGAGCTGCTCTACGCCCTGGCGCGGATGGGGCACGGAGACGAGATCG TTTTTGCAGACGTGAacttccccacctcctccataTGCAGGTGTGGCCCGGAGGAGATCCGTGCCGACG GCCTGGGCATCCCGCAGCTCCTGGAGGCCGTGCTGAAGCTGTTGCCCCTGGACACCTACGTAGAGAGTCCG GCTGCTGTCATGGACCTGGTGCCCAGCGACAGGACGAAGGGCCTTCAGACCCCGGTGTGGAGGAGCTACCAGTCCATCCTGTCCGGGGCCGGCTGCACG GACACCCTGGCGAAGATAGAGAGGTTTGAGTTTTATGCGCGGGCCAAGAAGGCTTTTGCTGTTGTAGCAACTGG GGAGACAGCCCTCTATGGAAACCTCATCCTCAAGAAGGGGGTGCTGGCCCCCGACGCCCTCTGCTAG
- the PRAP1 gene encoding proline-rich acidic protein 1, protein MRRLLLVASLVALLLGEADSASKPQVLIKTKGKVGAPEQDTEEPWGVPSLGRDDELMGLPSWDPEPDRDGLYHPPPEEAQAEAGLRSWSLPPHRELQGPEEDRDHIYHPRDDS, encoded by the exons ATGAGGAG GCTCCTCCTGGTTGCCAGCCTGGTGGCTCTGCTGCTGGGGGAGGCAGACTCGGCTTCCAAGCCCCAG GTCCTCATCAAGACCAAAGGCAAAGTTGGGGCCCCTGAGCAGGACACAGAGGA GCCCTGGGGCGTCCCTTCTCTGGGAAGGGACGACGAGCTCATGGGGCTGCCCAGCTGGGACCCGGAGCCTGACCGTGACGGTCTGTACCACCCACCGCCCGAGGAGGCCCAGGCCGAGGCAGGGCTCCGTTCTTGGTCACTGCCACCTCACCGGGAGCTTCAGGGGCCAGAGGAGGATCGAGACCACATCTACCACCCCAGGGACGACTCCTGA